The Candidatus Woesearchaeota archaeon genome includes the window TGTGTTATGAAATAGTTTACTTATTTATAAATCATCTCATAAACTATTTAAATGAATTTTAATTACCTCTTGGAATGGGGAACTTGATAATAAAAAAGGCTGAGGCGGGCCTTTCTACAGAATATGGATCTTTTAAGATAATAGTTTATGAAACTAAGGAGAAAGACCATCATGTTGCCTTAGTCAAAGGCGATGTTAGAAACAAGGAAAATGTCCTTGTAAGGGTGCATTCGCAATGCATTACAGGTGATGTTTTTAAAAGCTTAAGATGCGACTGCGGGGAGCAGCTGGAGAAAGCGCTTTCGATCATAGCTGAAAAAGGAGGAGTGCTGCTTTATCTGAGGCAGGAAGGAAGGGGGATCGGGTTGTTGAATAAGATCAAAGCCTATGCATTGCAGGACAGGGGAATGGATACAGTTGAAGCGAATGAAAAGCTTGGGTTTAAGGCAGATGAAAGGGATTATACAATCGGGGCGCAGATACTGGTTGATCTTGGCCTGAGAACAATAAGGCTGCTGACAAATAATCCGCACAAAATAAAAGGATTGGAGAAATATGGGCTGAAAGTTGCTGATAGAATTCCATTGATTGTTGAGCCAAATAAAACAAATGAAAGGTATCTTAAGGCTAAAAAAGAAAAACTGGGGCATTTGATGGAGGATGTTGGAATTGTAAGATAAAATCAATTGAAGATTTGTCTTAAATTAGATAGATTGAATATCTCGTGTTTTAAGATCATGGGAAGGCGGCGAAGTTATTTCTTTTTAACATCCTCTTTCATCATTTTAATAATCTCTGGAAACTTAGATATTTTAAAATGCCCATTTTTACTTTTATAGATAACAATATTTGCATTTTTTAGTTTCTTCTCATATTTTTTAGCGTGAGATACTGGAACAACAGGGTCATCTTTTGAAAATAATAAATTGAGGTTTTTGGAATTTTTCTCAATCATCGATAAATCTGATTTAAGTTTGAATCCGCCAACTAAATCTTCTCCGTGTAAAGTATCATTAAATGGCGGACAAATTAAATAAGTTGACAATATTTTTTTAGGGAACTTATTTTCTGATAAATACTTTGCGAGAAAAATTCCGCCTAGTGATGATCCAATTAAAATGATGTTGTTTCTCAAGTGAGGAAATTGTCTTTCAAAATGAATCTTCCACTCTTCATATTTTGCATTATCTTGTAAAGGCATGCGTGGTTTTATGATTTCAAACTCTTTTCCTAATTTTTTCTTTAAATAATCATCGCCCCACTTTATTTCTTCCTCAATTGATATTTTTCTGGTTTTTAAAAAATGTAAGTAGTCTTTTTTACTTTTAAAAGTCATTCCGCCACGGATTATTAATATCTGAGTTTTCTTTTTCGTCATAATGGGCATGGTTTAATCAAACTTTATTAATTTATCTCTTCGCCGCCTTTAGGTGGGGGTTAGAAATAAGCCATCG containing:
- the ribA gene encoding GTP cyclohydrolase II, whose protein sequence is MGNLIIKKAEAGLSTEYGSFKIIVYETKEKDHHVALVKGDVRNKENVLVRVHSQCITGDVFKSLRCDCGEQLEKALSIIAEKGGVLLYLRQEGRGIGLLNKIKAYALQDRGMDTVEANEKLGFKADERDYTIGAQILVDLGLRTIRLLTNNPHKIKGLEKYGLKVADRIPLIVEPNKTNERYLKAKKEKLGHLMEDVGIVR
- a CDS encoding alpha/beta hydrolase, encoding MTKKKTQILIIRGGMTFKSKKDYLHFLKTRKISIEEEIKWGDDYLKKKLGKEFEIIKPRMPLQDNAKYEEWKIHFERQFPHLRNNIILIGSSLGGIFLAKYLSENKFPKKILSTYLICPPFNDTLHGEDLVGGFKLKSDLSMIEKNSKNLNLLFSKDDPVVPVSHAKKYEKKLKNANIVIYKSKNGHFKISKFPEIIKMMKEDVKKK